A genomic stretch from Oncorhynchus gorbuscha isolate QuinsamMale2020 ecotype Even-year linkage group LG20, OgorEven_v1.0, whole genome shotgun sequence includes:
- the LOC124006889 gene encoding 60S ribosomal protein L37a-like has protein sequence MYTRKRYIAFWTYVSRTTVAKCTKKVGIVGKYGTRYGASLRKMVKKIEISQHAKYTCSFCGKTKMKRRAVGIWHCGSCMKTVAGGAWLHNTKSAVTVKSAIRILKELKDQ, from the coding sequence aTGTACACTAGAAAGCGGTACATTGCTTTTTGGACCTACGTCTCCAGAACTACAGTGGCCAAGTGCACCAAGAAGGTGGGGATCGTGGGTAAATACGGCACGCGTTACGGCGCGTCGCTCAGGAAGATGGTGAAGAAGATTGAGATCAGCCAGCACGCCAAGTACACCTGCTCCTTCTGTGGCAAGACTAAGATGAAGAGGAGGGCAGTTGGTATCTGGCACTGTGGGTCCTGCATGAAGACTGTTGCTGGAGGCGCCTGGTTACACAACACGAAGTCTGCAGTCACGGTGAAGTCGGCCATCAGGATACTGAAGGAGCTGAAAGACCAGTAG